The Mesorhizobium loti DNA segment GGTGCAATCGCTTCGGACTGGAGTGTCGCATGATCAGGCTTGTCATCATTCTCCCCATCGTCGTCATCGCGTGGATGTTGCTGGTGAAGCTCGTCAGCGACGTGAAGAAGGCCAATGTCGACTGGACCGGCGTGACCACGATCATTGGCTTCATCGCGCTCGCCTTCTGGCTGCGCCACATTACCGGCATGGGGTGAGAGAGAGCGAATAGGGAATAGCGAGTAGCAAATAGTTGGTAGTGGGACCGAGATTCCCGTGCGATCCTGCCTTCGCTACTCGCTATTTCTCCCGCTCCGCCGAAGAATCTCCTCGACCTTTCGAACCTTTCGACATGCCGCGCCGACTGATCTCCAGAGGCGAATGATCGCCTCGGTCAAGGATCCAGGAGATCATCATGTTCAAGCGCATGCTCACTTCCGCTCTCGTAGCCGTTTTCGTTGCCACAGGCGCGCTGGCCGCCACGGTTCAGACGTCGTCAGCTCACGGTATGCATCATCACCATCATCACTACGACGACGACTATGGCGACTACTGGTGGTACCACCACCACCATCGTCATCATCATCACCATGGCGGGGTGGTCATCATCTTTTGATGCCAAGGCCTGTCGCGTTCGAAGGGCGGCCTCGGCCGCCCTTTTGCATTTTCCGTAGCCCCACAGGCAGGAACCGGCAGCATCTTCGAAAAAAATCGAAAAAAGCTTCGAACCTTTTTCTTCGCGGCGACGACAGATGATCAAGAGGCGGATGGATCGCCTCGGTCAACGAAGCAAGGAGATCATCATGTTCAAGCGCACACTCGTTTCCGGCCTCATCGCCACCACTGTCGCCGCCACCGCGTTGGTCGGCACAGTTCAGCCTTCGGCGGCTCATTCGCATCACCACGACCTCGGCATCGGCATTGCCGCCGGCGTCGGCGGGTTCGTCCTTGGCAGCCTGCTTGCCCAGCAGCCGCCGCGTACCGTCTATGTCGACGAAGACGGTGGTTCCTGGCACGTCCGCCGCTGCTTCGATCGCTACTCGAGCTACGATCCGGACTCCGACACCTACATCGGCTACGACGGCTATCGCCACTACTGCCGGCTCTGAGAGGAGGAGGATTGTTTCAGCTATGGAAATAGGGGCTTGAACGAGCCCCTATTTCGTTTGCCTTACAAATACTTACAGTTGGTTTTTCAGACCGGGGTCGGAAATCGGCAATCCGGCAGCGCTGCAGGTGCTGCCGACAATTTGCCTAGTTTCCGAAGCGCCCATGGCGACGAGTTCGAAGCTGCTTCCCGAATCCGGGTAGATCTTGGCAATGAAGGCTTGGTCGCCGCCATAGCTGCCGGAGGGGTCCTTGCCGTTGACGAAGCCGCAGACGACGATCTCCTTGCGGCCGTTCAGCGTCCGCTCGCCGGCAAGCATCTTCCCGAACCGGGCGGAAGCGGGATCCGGCAAGCGCTGACGGATGCCGGTGGTGATGATCTCCTCCAGGGCAAGCGGGATCGGAATGGGATCGACGCGCTGGTCGCCGCCGGCATCAGGTCGAGGTGCCGCCGCCACGCATCCGCAAAGTGAAGCGACAAGCAAAAGCTGAACCGTTTTGTGCATCCGTGCCCTTTCGCATGCATTCGAACGCCCGGGAAGGCGGAGTCCATGCCGCCGGTGCTTGCGGTGCCGGCATGGCCATACTGCCCGATTTCTCGATATTACGACCAGGAGCGCGCTGCCCCGAGGCAAGGCGATCAGCCGGCTTGCAGGCCGCCGATCATCCGGGTCACCTCAGCCGCGGCACTGCGCACCATCGGCCCGATCTCGGCCAGCCGCTCCGGCGTCACCCGCACGGTTGGCCCCGACACCGAGACGCCGCCGATCGGTTCGCCGAACTCGTTGAAGATGGCGGCGGCCACGCAGCGCATGCCGGGGTGCCGCTCCTCGTCATCGACCGACCAGCCGCGCTGCTTGATGACAGCCAGGTCGTGGGCGAGGGCAGGGATCTCGGACAGTGTCTTGTCGGTGAAGCGCTGCAGGCCGGCTTTGCGCAATATGGTGCCGACGCGTTCCGGTTCGAGATGCGCCAGCACCGCCTTGCCGATGCCGGACGCGTGGAAGGGGCTGCGTGTTCCCGGGCGGAAGAAGGCGCGGATCGCCTGGTGCGTCTCGACCTGGCTGACGAACACCACGCAATCATCCTCGGCGACGCCGAGATTGGCGGTCTCGCCGGTTCTCTCCATCAGCTCCTGCATGACGATGCGGGCGCGGTCGACCAGCTTGCGGCGGCGCAGGAATGCAGCACCCATGCGGTAGGTTTCGACGCCGATCGACCACAACTGGTCTGACGTGTCGAACTCGACCATGCCGTGGTTTTCGAGCGTCGTCAGCATGCGGTAGGCGGTGGAGGCGGCAAGGCCGCTCTGCGCCGATATCTCGCTCAACGACAGGCCGCTGCCCTCCGCGACGATGGCCAGGATGCGCAAGGCCCGATCGAGCGACTGAACCGAACTGGTTTCGGCGGGGCCATTGAATGCGCGCGGTCGGCCGCGCTGGCGTTTTTCGGTGGTTTCCATGGTGCCAGTCTCGCCGATTTCGCCAAATGTGCAATGAAAAAGTTTTTCACTACGGCGAGGCGGCAAATCCCTGGAAAACAGAAAATCCAATAAAATCAGCACACAGGCGCCGTTTTCTAGAAATGAAAAAATATTCTGAAAAAATTGAAAAATAGCCGGCTTGCTGAGATAACAGGCCATCCAACAATGACAACCCCAGTGGAGGGCCGGAAAATGGCCAGGATGCGCGCTGTCGATGCCGCGGTTCTCGTTCTCGAAAAGGAAGGTATCTCCTGCGCCTTCGGCGTGCCGGGTGCGGCGATCAATCCGCTCTATTCGGCGCTGAAGGCGAGGGGCACGATCCGCCACGTGCTGGCCCGCCACGTCGAGGGCGCCTCGCATATGGCCGAAGGCTACACCCGCGCCAAGGCGGGCAATATCGGGCTCTGCATCGGCACTTCGGGGCCGGCCGGCACCGACATGATCACCGGGCTTTACTCGGCCGCCGCCGATTCCATCCCGATCCTCTGCATCACCGGCCAGGCGCCGCGGGCACGGCTGAACAAGGAGGATTTCCAGGCCGTCGACATCGCCGCCATCGCCGCACCCGTCGCCAAATGGGCGGTCACCGTCATGGAGCCTTATCTCGTGCCGATGGCGCTGCAGAAGGCGTTTCATCTGATGCGCTCGTCGCGGCCCGGCCCGGTGCTGATCGACCTGCCGGTCGACGTGCAACTGGCCGAGATCGAATTCGACATCGATGCCTATGAGCCGCTGGCGCCGTTCAAGCCGGCCATGACGCGCGCCCAAGCCGAAAAGGCGTTGGCGATGCTCAATGCGGCCGACAAGCCGCTGATCGTCGCCGGCGGCGGCATCATCAACGCCGATGCATCCGACCTGCTCATTGAATTCGCCGAAATCACCGGCGTGCCGGTCATCCCGACGCTGATGGGTTGGGGCGCGATCCCCGACGACCACCGGCTGATGGCCGGCATGTGCGGGCTGCAGACCTCGCACCGCTACGGGAACGCCACGATGCTCGAGGCCGACTTCGTCTTCGGCATCGGCAATCGCTGGGCCAACCGTCATACCGGTTCCGTCGATGTCTACACCAAGGGCAAGAAATTCATCCATGTCGACATCGAGCCCACGCAGATCGGCCGTGTCTTCGCGCCGGATCTCGGCGTCGTGTCCGATGCGGGTGCGGCACTGAAAATGCTGCTTGACGTCGCCACCGAGTGGAAGACATCAGGCAAGCTGCGCGACTGGTCGGGCTGGGCCAAGGAATGCCAAGCCCGCAAGAAGACGATGAAGCGCAAGACGCATTTCGACCAGGTGCCGCTAAAGCCGCAGCGCGTCTATGAGGAGATGAACAGGGCGTTCGGCCGCGACGTCACCTATGTCACCACCATCGGCCTGTCGCAGATCGCCGGCGCACAGTTCCTGCATGTCTACAAGCCACGCAACTGGATTAATTGCGGCCAGGCCGGCCCGCTCGGCTGGACCTTGCCGGCAGCGCTTGGTGTTCGCGCCGCCGATCCGGACCGCGCAATAGTGGCGCTGTCGGGCGACTATGACTTCCAGTTCATGATCGAGGAGCTGGCGGTCGGCGCGCAACACAGACTGCCTTACATCCATGTCGTCGTGAACAATGCCTATCTCGGCCTGATCCGCCAGGCGCAGCGCGGTTTTGCGATGGACTATGAGGTGAGCCTGGCCTTTGAGAACATCAACCGGTCAGGCGATCCCGAGGCCGGCTATGGCGTCGACCACGTCGCCGTGGCCGAAGCGATGGGCTGCAAGGCGGTCAGGGTGCGCAAGCCCGAGGAGTTTGCCTCCGCCTTCAAGCAGGCGCAGCGGCTGATGAAGGAGCACCGGGTTCCGGTCGTGCTCGAATTCATCCTCGAGCGCGTCACCAACATCTCGATGGGCACCGAGATCGACAAGATCACCGAATTCGAGGACCTTGCCGAAAGCCATGAGGATGCGCCGACCGCGATCGTGATGCTGGATTAGGAGAAAAAGGAATGCCGCGTTTTTCAGCCAATCTGTCGATGCTCTTTGGCGAGCATGATTTCCTCGACCGTTTTGATGCCGCCGCCCGCGCCGGCTTCAAGGGCGTCGAATATATCGGCCCCTATGACCATGCGCCCGAAGTGGTGGCCGCGAGGTTGAAGAAGAACGGCCTGACGCAGGTGCTGTTCAACCTGCCGGCCGGCGACTGGGCCAAGGGCGAGCGCGGCATCGCCGTGCTGCCGGACCGCGTGCCGGAATTCCGCCAGGGCATCGCCAAGGCGATCACCTATGCGCAGGCGCTCGGCTGCCCGCAGGTCAATTGCCTGGCCGGCATTGCGCCGGCGAGCGTCGATCGCAAGGTGCTCGAGGATGTTTTCGCTGAAAACCTCGCTTTCGCGGCGGAGAAGCTGGAGCAGGCAGGCATCCGCCTGCTGATCGAGCCGATCAACACGCGCGACATTCCGGGCTTCTTCCTCAACTATTCGGACCATGCGCTGGCGCTGATCGACCGCGTCGGCTCGAAAAACCTGTTCCTGCAATACGACATCTATCACATGCAGGTCATGGAGGGGGATCTCGCCCGTAAAATCGAGGCCAACCTCGGCCGCATCGCGCATATCCAGCTTGCGGACAATCCCGGCCGTCACGAGCCGGGGACGGGCGAGATCAATTATCCCTTCCTCTACGACCACATCGACCGCATCGGCTATTCCGGCTGGATCGGCGCGGAATACAAGCCGAAGGCCGGCACCGAGGCCGGACTGGGCTGGTTCCGGGACCTGGCCGGGCAGGGCAGCGCGGCGGCTTAAGAGCCGAAGCTGAAGCTGCCAATCTCCCCCCTTGTGGGGGAGATGTCCGGCAGGACAGAGGGGGGCGTGACAGAACGCGGCCTCGACAAAGACATACGACGGAGAACCACAATGGAAACCATAGGCTTCATCGGCCTCGGCATCATGGGCGCGCCGATGGCGGGGCATCTGTTGGACGCCGGCTACAAGGTCATCGCCAGCGACCATCGCTCAACGCCGCCGACCGATCTCATCGCCAAAGGCCTGAAGACAGTCTCCGGCCATGCCGCCGTCGCCAAGGCTGCCGACATCGTCATCACCATGGTGCCTGACACCCCACAGGTCGCCGATGTGCTGTTCGGCGACAATGGAGTCGCCTCCGGCCTGTCGAAAGGCAAGCTGGTCATCGACATGAGCTCGATCTCGCCGATCGAGACCAAGGTGTTCGCCAAGAGGATCAACGAGCTCGGCTGCGACTATCTCGACGCGCCGGTTTCCGGTGGCGAGGTCGGTGCCAAGGCGGCGTCGCTGACCATCATGGTCGGTGGCGAGGATAAACCGTTCGAGCGCGCCAAACCGGTGTTCGAGAAAATGGGCAAGAACATCACTTTGGTCGGCCCGAATGGTGTCGGCCAGACCACCAAGGTCGCCAACCAGATCGTCGTCGCGCTGACCATTGAAGCCGTCGCCGAAGCGCTTGTTTTTGCTTCGAAAGCCGGGGCCGACCCGGCCAAGGTCAGGCAGGCGCTGATGGGCGGGCTGGCGGCCTCGCGCATTCTCGAAGTGCATGGCGAGCGCATGGTCAAGCGCACCTTCGCGCCAGGCTTCCGCATCGAACTGCACCAGAAGGATCTCAACCTCGCGCTGGAAGGCGCCAAGGCGCTCGGTGTGTCGCTGCCCAACACCTCGACCACGCAGCAGCTGTTCAATTCCTGCGCTGCCAATGGCGGCGCCAAGGAGGATCACTCGGCGCTGGTCAGGGCGCTGGAGCGGATGGCCAATTTCGAGGTCGGTGGCGAGGTGGCAAACGTCAAAGGCAAAGCGGCATAGGTCGGGAGAGGGTGGCGTAACGTTCCCAAGCCGCCCCTCTTTTTCCTGTCGAAGAACGGGTTCCTGCGTCTGTCGCCGGAACCCGTTTCTCGTTTGGGCAGGCGGCCTGCCGCTTCCGAGCTCAGCCGCGCTTCAAAAATGCCCGCGCGGCGTAAAGGCTGACCGCCGCGGCATTCGAGACGTTGAGCGAGCGGATGGCGCCGGGCATGTCGAGCCGCGCCAGCGTCGTCACCGTCTCGCGCGTCTTCTGCCGCAGGCCCTTGCCTTCGGCGCCGAGCACCAGCGCGATCCTGTCGCCGGCAAAGCTGGGTTCGAGTTCCGCCGGCCCGTCCGAATCAAGCCCGATGGTCTGGAAGCCGGCCTCGTGCAACTGCCCGAGGGCGTCGGCCAGGTTCTTCACCTCGATCTGGTCGATATGCTCCAGCGCGCCGGAGGCGGACTTCGCCAGCACGCCCGATTCCTGCGGGCTGTGGCGCGCCGTGGTGATCAGCGCGCCGGCGCCGAAAGCGACCGCCGAGCGCAGGATGGCGCCGACATTGTGCGGATCGGTGACCTGGTCGAGCACCAGCACCAACCTTGTGTCGCCGAGCGCGTCGAGGCGCTTCGGCTTCAACGGCTCCGCCTCGATCAGCACGCCCTGATGCACGGCGTCCGACCCGGTGAACTTGTCGATGTCCCGAGGCTCGACCAGTTCGGCGGTGAAGGGCAAGGCGGCGAGATCGGCGATCTCGAGACGCTCGGCCGCATTGCGCGTCACCAGCATTTTTTTGATCCGGCGGCGCGGATTGTCGAGCGCCGCCCGCACCGTGTGCAGGCCATAAAGCCGCACCAGGCCGTCGGCGGCATTCTCGCCGGGCGGAACGGGCTGGCGCGGCCGGAACGCCGGGGCGCCGCCGCTTTTCTCGTCGCGGTGCGCGCGGCGCAGCTTGGCGTAATGGGTGTCTTTGGGGGTGTTGGTCTTGTTGCTCATGGCCGGCTTCTATAGCCGTCTGCCGCGGCCAAGGATATGGCCCGTCGCCGCAGCCGGCGAACAACATCGAAAAACCCTTCCAGTGCGGTTGACACCCACTGGCCTTGCCGCCATAAGGCGCTTCGCTGATTTCGGACAAGACTTCTATCTCGGGCTCCGGGGTCGGCAAGAATGCCTCGTTGCATGGCTCCGGCGGCAGACTGGAGAGGTGCCCGAGTGGTTAAAGGGGACGGACTGTAAATCCGTTGGCTTAGCCTACGTTGGTTCGAATCCAACCCTCTCCACCACTGCCGGCCCGGAAGCCCTGAAACGAAAAAGCATCGGGCCGAAAAGTGCATGGCGCTTTTCGGGTGAATCCGATACTTCAGTGCAAGGCGCGGGTATAGCTCAGTGGTAGAGCAGCAGCCTTCCAAGCTGAATATGCGGGTTCGATTCCCGCTACCCGCTCCAGACTTTCATCCCACAATCGCTAAGCCCTGACACTGCGCGACCATGCGCGCAGCGCTTCCGGACATCAATATGGGCCGCGTCAGCTGTTGAATGCCGACGCCACCTGGTGCTGCTGCGGCAGCTGGCCGTTCGGCGTCAGCTTGTCGACGATGCCGGGCAAAGCCGTGGACAGTTGCTTGAGCAGTTCTCCCTCGTCCATGCCGGTGCGTTGCGCGATCTCGCGGATGACCTGCGGCCCGAGTGCTGCGCCGAGATCATTGGCGTTGATCGACTGGTTCTGCCCGGTGCCGACCCAGGAATCGGCGACATTGCCGTGGCCGGCATCCTTGAGCTTGTCGAGCAAGCCGCCCAGTCCGCCGAGCAGGCCGCCATCACTGGCGGTGGTTCCGACAGGAGTTGGGTCGGCCGGCGCGGGCGTTTGAGGCTGACCCGGCTGTTCAGCGCTTCTGCCGCTCAGCATTTTTCCGACCAGCAACGCGCCGAGCGCGATCATCAGCGGTTTGGTGATGTTGCCGCCGGGAACGGCGTTGTCAAAAAGTCCCATAGTGGATCCTCCATCTCAACCAAGCCCTGCCCACCTCTGACAATGGCGCATCCAGGCGGAATTTCAAGCTGGCTTGAGGTTTTGACAATCATATGAAAATGTCGGGCCAGCGGGGGGATGGAGAGGAAAAAATGGGTATCATCAGCTGGATCATTCTCGGCGCCATCGCCGGCTTCCTGGGCAGCAAAATCGTCAACAAGACCGGCCAGGGCCTGCTCATGGATATCGTGCTCGGCATCGTCGGCGCCATCGTCGGCGGCGTGATCTGCAGCCAACTCTTTGGCATAGGCGTCACCGGCCTCAACATCTCCAGCCTGATCGTCTCAGTGGTTGGCGCGATAGTTGTGCTGTGGGCTTACCACCAGTTCAGCGGAAGGCGGACGCTTTAGGGCCCCCCAGAGCGTCTGAAGTTTCAAAATATTGCTGAGGCAAGACCAGCTGCAGCCGGTATGTGCGGCCGCTTGCCTATGGCATCAACACCGCATCGGCCGCGGCGAAGAAGATCAGCGTTCCGGCGATGAACACCGCCCAGCCGACGAGCGACTTGCGAATGGCAGCCTTGTGCTCGGCGTCGGAGTACTTGTTCTGGTCAAAATCGGTCATGGGGAAGCTCCCTTGGCTGATTTATCACGGCATCGTCGGATAGGCGATATATCGCCGAATAGACGATCAATCTGGGCTCTGCAACAGCAGAAACAGACACTCGGATGGCGATGCTACGCCACGACGGTCAGCCTGCGCTTGCGCTGGTCCAGCGACACGATGGTGAGCCCGCTGCCAACCACCAGCAGGATGCCGCAGACCGCCAGCGCGTTGGGGAACTGCCCGAACACCAACAGGCCCGAAATGACCGCCCAGACGGTGAAGCTGTAATAGAACGGCGCCACTGCGCTGGTCGGGCCGACGCGATAGGCCATGAAGATGAAGAAATGGCCGAAGATCAGGAAAAATCCGGCGCCGGCCATCAACAGCAGATGGCGGGCCTCGGGCATGACCCAGCGCTCGGACATCAGATGCGCCGCACCCGCGCCGATCAGCACCACCACGACGGCGGAAATCGCCACGATCATTCCCGGCACTTCAG contains these protein-coding regions:
- a CDS encoding BA14K-like protein, which produces MFKRTLVSGLIATTVAATALVGTVQPSAAHSHHHDLGIGIAAGVGGFVLGSLLAQQPPRTVYVDEDGGSWHVRRCFDRYSSYDPDSDTYIGYDGYRHYCRL
- a CDS encoding transcriptional regulator, which codes for METTEKRQRGRPRAFNGPAETSSVQSLDRALRILAIVAEGSGLSLSEISAQSGLAASTAYRMLTTLENHGMVEFDTSDQLWSIGVETYRMGAAFLRRRKLVDRARIVMQELMERTGETANLGVAEDDCVVFVSQVETHQAIRAFFRPGTRSPFHASGIGKAVLAHLEPERVGTILRKAGLQRFTDKTLSEIPALAHDLAVIKQRGWSVDDEERHPGMRCVAAAIFNEFGEPIGGVSVSGPTVRVTPERLAEIGPMVRSAAAEVTRMIGGLQAG
- a CDS encoding glyoxylate carboligase; protein product: MARMRAVDAAVLVLEKEGISCAFGVPGAAINPLYSALKARGTIRHVLARHVEGASHMAEGYTRAKAGNIGLCIGTSGPAGTDMITGLYSAAADSIPILCITGQAPRARLNKEDFQAVDIAAIAAPVAKWAVTVMEPYLVPMALQKAFHLMRSSRPGPVLIDLPVDVQLAEIEFDIDAYEPLAPFKPAMTRAQAEKALAMLNAADKPLIVAGGGIINADASDLLIEFAEITGVPVIPTLMGWGAIPDDHRLMAGMCGLQTSHRYGNATMLEADFVFGIGNRWANRHTGSVDVYTKGKKFIHVDIEPTQIGRVFAPDLGVVSDAGAALKMLLDVATEWKTSGKLRDWSGWAKECQARKKTMKRKTHFDQVPLKPQRVYEEMNRAFGRDVTYVTTIGLSQIAGAQFLHVYKPRNWINCGQAGPLGWTLPAALGVRAADPDRAIVALSGDYDFQFMIEELAVGAQHRLPYIHVVVNNAYLGLIRQAQRGFAMDYEVSLAFENINRSGDPEAGYGVDHVAVAEAMGCKAVRVRKPEEFASAFKQAQRLMKEHRVPVVLEFILERVTNISMGTEIDKITEFEDLAESHEDAPTAIVMLD
- a CDS encoding hydroxypyruvate isomerase; its protein translation is MPRFSANLSMLFGEHDFLDRFDAAARAGFKGVEYIGPYDHAPEVVAARLKKNGLTQVLFNLPAGDWAKGERGIAVLPDRVPEFRQGIAKAITYAQALGCPQVNCLAGIAPASVDRKVLEDVFAENLAFAAEKLEQAGIRLLIEPINTRDIPGFFLNYSDHALALIDRVGSKNLFLQYDIYHMQVMEGDLARKIEANLGRIAHIQLADNPGRHEPGTGEINYPFLYDHIDRIGYSGWIGAEYKPKAGTEAGLGWFRDLAGQGSAAA
- a CDS encoding 2-hydroxy-3-oxopropionate reductase, translating into METIGFIGLGIMGAPMAGHLLDAGYKVIASDHRSTPPTDLIAKGLKTVSGHAAVAKAADIVITMVPDTPQVADVLFGDNGVASGLSKGKLVIDMSSISPIETKVFAKRINELGCDYLDAPVSGGEVGAKAASLTIMVGGEDKPFERAKPVFEKMGKNITLVGPNGVGQTTKVANQIVVALTIEAVAEALVFASKAGADPAKVRQALMGGLAASRILEVHGERMVKRTFAPGFRIELHQKDLNLALEGAKALGVSLPNTSTTQQLFNSCAANGGAKEDHSALVRALERMANFEVGGEVANVKGKAA
- a CDS encoding RNA methyltransferase — its product is MSNKTNTPKDTHYAKLRRAHRDEKSGGAPAFRPRQPVPPGENAADGLVRLYGLHTVRAALDNPRRRIKKMLVTRNAAERLEIADLAALPFTAELVEPRDIDKFTGSDAVHQGVLIEAEPLKPKRLDALGDTRLVLVLDQVTDPHNVGAILRSAVAFGAGALITTARHSPQESGVLAKSASGALEHIDQIEVKNLADALGQLHEAGFQTIGLDSDGPAELEPSFAGDRIALVLGAEGKGLRQKTRETVTTLARLDMPGAIRSLNVSNAAAVSLYAARAFLKRG
- a CDS encoding transglycosylase, translating into MGIISWIILGAIAGFLGSKIVNKTGQGLLMDIVLGIVGAIVGGVICSQLFGIGVTGLNISSLIVSVVGAIVVLWAYHQFSGRRTL